The DNA sequence GCGCAGTCCCAGCGTGTCGCCCGCACAGAGATTCGCCTGCGAGCTCAGCGCGAGGTTGATTGTGTCGAGAATGGCGTTGTTGAACCCGCTGCTACCGCCGGGTACATCGTTGAGCTGGCCGGAACCTATCACGCTACCGTTCCTCAGCACTTCAGCCAACAGATCGAACTTCGTTCCAACGTCATCGCTGTTCTTCAGTCCTATCCAGACCTTGGCCGGGCCGAGCGCGGTGAGTTGTGGAACATTCACCGTTATTGTGAAGCTGCACGAAGAAGTCAGGTTAGCAGAGTCAGTCGCCGTGCAAGACACGGTCGTCGTGCCCACCGGGAATGTCGAACCCGATGGAGGCGAACAAACGGGCGCCGCAAGTGAACAGTTGTCGCTCGCGATCGGAGCCGAGTAAGTGACAACTGCCGAGCAGACTCCGGCGTCGGTGCTAACCGTGATGTTCGGCGGACAGATGATCTGAGGAGCTTGATTGTCAACGACCGTCACCGTGAACGAGCAGGCAGCCGTATTGCCTGCGGTATCGGTCGCGGTGCAGTTAACGGTAGTCGTTCCCTTTTGGAAGGCCGAGCCAGACTGGGGATTGCACGCGACGCTCGCCCCTGAACAGTTGTCACTGGCAGTCGCTGTATAGGTGACGACAGCCGAGCACAAGCCGGCATCGGTATTCCTGTTGATGTTGGCCGGGCAGGTGATCGCCGGCGGCTGAGTGTCGTTGACTGTGACTGTCTGTTGGCACATTGCAGAGTTTCCTGCCGCGTCTGTCGCAATCCAGGTGATCGTTGTCATGCCGACCGGATATGGAGCCGTAAGCGCCAGCCCATCGCTTCGCGTGCCGGCTGGAGTCACGCTCCCATCAATGTTGTCTGTCGCAGTCGCCGCTCCGGTGTTCACGCTAGCGGAACACTGGTCGGGCGAATTTGATGTCGCCACATTGGCCGCGCAGGTGACTATCGGCGGAGTTGTATCAGCCGCGTTACATGTGTTAAGCAGAATAAACACTTTTTGGCTGTCGGGGGCGGCCACAGCGATGTCCGGCTTGCCGTCACCATTGAGATCGGCGGCGACAAGTCCGAACGGCCCCTGTCCGACGGGGAAATAAGTTGGAGTTGAGAAGGAGCCTGCCCCATCGCCGAGCAAAACAGCTACTGAGGGATTTCCAAACCTCACTTGCACGACGATGTCGGCGTTGTGGTCACCGTTGAAATCAGCAACTCTTACTATGGTTGCGTGATCACCCGTCGCATAGAAAGTGGGAGCGCCGAAGCTGCCCGACCCATTGCCTAAGAGAACGGATACGCCGTTGCTCAATTCATCGGCAACAACAAGATCTAGGTTGCCGTCGCTGTTGAAATCGGCAATCGCAAGCGTGACCGGCGTGCATCCAGCCGGGAAGCTAGTCGGCGGGGCAAACCCGCCCGCTCCGTCGCCTAGCTGGATAGAGACACTGCAACCATTGTGATTCGTTGTGACGAGGTCGAGCTTACCATCTCCGTTGAAATCGGCTGTCGTTATTCCGAAGGGGCCCGACCCAGCAGTCAATATCGTGGCCGGGCTGAACCCGCCCGCGCCGTCTCCGAAGAAGAGGCGCACGTTAATCTTACCCTGATCTGTTACTGCCAGATCGAGATTGCCGTCACGATCAAAGTCTCCAAGCGCCGCATACCTTGCGTTGCCTGGGACCGGGAGGATCGCCGTGGTGGTGAATCCTCCTGCACCGTCACCGAGCATGACTGCGCAGCTAGCACCGGAATAACATGGGATCGCAAGATCGAGCTTGCCGTCGTTGTTGAAGTCTCCGACTTCGACAGAGTTGGGGATGCTCGGTGTTGTGAAATCTCCGCCGTGAGTGAACCCGCCTGCACCGTTGCCCAGGAAGATGGACACAATGTCTGCGCCCTGATTGATCACCATATCAACCTTGCCATCGTTGTTGAAGTCGGCTGCTGCAATGAAAACCGGACCCTGTAATGGAGCGATCTCGGCCGGCGGGCCGAAACTCGGTGTAGTGCATACAGACTGTGGCCGGGTATCACTGACCGTGACAGTGAAAGCGCGAGAGGTGGCATTGCCCGCACTATCGGTCGCAGCGCAATTGACCGTAGTTGCGCCAATCGGGAAGATCGCTCCAGACGGAGGATTGCAGGTGAGGCTTACACTTGAACAATTGTCACTGGCCGTCGCCACGTAGTTCACTACCAATGAGGACAGGCCAGAATCAACATACTTGGTGAAGTTACCAGGACAGATGAGAGTCGGCGGCTGCGTGTCGTTGATCGTGATGGTCTGCTGGCACGTTGCCGAGTTGCCAGCGCTGTCAGTGGCCGTCCATGTGATCGTGGTCGCGCCGACCGGATACGGAGCAGAGAGCGATTGAGCATCACTGCGCACGGCGGTCGGAGTGATCGCGCCATCAACGTTGTCTGTAGCAGTAGCCGTCCCGGTATTCACATTAGCGGAACACTGGTTCGCAGCATTTG is a window from the Acidobacteriota bacterium genome containing:
- a CDS encoding FG-GAP-like repeat-containing protein, yielding MVYVLDNGTHVPIPGFAPNFTFAVDSTGHVINVSNPVAAQADGNTLTLNNASLVINPGGFTGHYQLSSHLDAAYISLRGPQTIVLVPNMDYFLDSGSHVAIPGFSSNFLFAVDSGGHVVSVGNTIAAQSSGNTLTLNNTSITIDPASYSGQYLLSSYLDAAYTPFSGVQTIVLVPNLVCLLIAGGQSGAFAPGLYQVSPASLTLTIAGQPQTFLFNVVPQAPACSSPSFANAGNFFTGRGPTYVTVADFNNDSKLDLATTNQGTDSVGVLLGDGAGGFTRVGEFPTAHTPNSVEAGDFNNDGKPDLAVPCFFGGSVTVLLGDGAGGFTTVANLSAPRGARFAALRDFNRDGKLDIAVTEQDENVIRLFFGNGTGGFSAPSNFTAGLGPYGLTSADFNGDGKDDLAVTNYRDGTGSILLGDGNGGFAPPTSFLAGYTPYRFTIADLNGDGKLDLVTANELTFRLSVLLGDGAGGFGPKTDVMVGDNPSIVAVADFNGDNKQDLVVQQREAGRISVLLGDGTGNFGGLNNITVGPSPISVVAADFNRDGKPDFGVGNAGASDVQIFLNTCGAADTTPPTIICPSNVAAPNAANQCSANVNTGTATATDNVDGAITPTAVRSDAQSLSAPYPVGATTITWTATDSAGNSATCQQTITINDTQPPTLICPGNFTKYVDSGLSSLVVNYVATASDNCSSVSLTCNPPSGAIFPIGATTVNCAATDSAGNATSRAFTVTVSDTRPQSVCTTPSFGPPAEIAPLQGPVFIAAADFNNDGKVDMVINQGADIVSIFLGNGAGGFTHGGDFTTPSIPNSVEVGDFNNDGKLDLAIPCYSGASCAVMLGDGAGGFTTTAILPVPGNARYAALGDFDRDGNLDLAVTDQGKINVRLFFGDGAGGFSPATILTAGSGPFGITTADFNGDGKLDLVTTNHNGCSVSIQLGDGAGGFAPPTSFPAGCTPVTLAIADFNSDGNLDLVVADELSNGVSVLLGNGSGSFGAPTFYATGDHATIVRVADFNGDHNADIVVQVRFGNPSVAVLLGDGAGSFSTPTYFPVGQGPFGLVAADLNGDGKPDIAVAAPDSQKVFILLNTCNAADTTPPIVTCAANVATSNSPDQCSASVNTGAATATDNIDGSVTPAGTRSDGLALTAPYPVGMTTITWIATDAAGNSAMCQQTVTVNDTQPPAITCPANINRNTDAGLCSAVVTYTATASDNCSGASVACNPQSGSAFQKGTTTVNCTATDTAGNTAACSFTVTVVDNQAPQIICPPNITVSTDAGVCSAVVTYSAPIASDNCSLAAPVCSPPSGSTFPVGTTTVSCTATDSANLTSSCSFTITVNVPQLTALGPAKVWIGLKNSDDVGTKFDLLAEVLRNGSVIGSGQLNDVPGGSSGFNNAILDTINLALSSQANLCAGDTLGLRLSVRIAASSGHRSGTARLWYDDAAATSRFNATISGTPGDLFLANAFSLGTSAGRGPKKTIDVTVDRAAGGNPFKPFGTWTKSF